A stretch of the Theropithecus gelada isolate Dixy chromosome 7a, Tgel_1.0, whole genome shotgun sequence genome encodes the following:
- the B2M gene encoding beta-2-microglobulin isoform X2 — protein MSRSVALAVLALLSLSGLEAIQRAPKIQVYSRHPPENGKPNFLNCYVSGFHPSDIEVDLLKNGEKMGKVEHSDLSFSKDWSFYLLYYTEFTPNEKDEYACRVNHVTLSGPRTVKWDRDM, from the exons ATGTCTCGCTCAGTGGCCTTAGCCGTGCTGGCGCTACTCTCTCTTTCTGGCCTGGAGGCTATCCAGC GTGCTCCAAAGATTCAGGTTTACTCACGCCATCCACCAGAGAATGGAAAGCCAAATTTCCTGAATTGCTATGTGTCTGGGTTTCATCCATCTGATATTGAAGTTGACTTACTgaagaatggagagaaaatgggaaaagtGGAGCATTCAGACTTGTCTTTCAGCAAAGACTGGTCTTTCTATCTCTTGTACTACACTGAATTCACCCCCAATGAAAAAGATGAGTATGCCTGCCGTGTGAACCATGTGACTTTGTCAGGGCCCAGGACAGTTAAGTGGG ATCGAGACATGTAA
- the B2M gene encoding beta-2-microglobulin isoform X1: MSRSVALAVLALLSLSGLEAIQRAPKIQVYSRHPPENGKPNFLNCYVSGFHPSDIEVDLLKNGEKMGKVEHSDLSFSKDWSFYLLYYTEFTPNEKDEYACRVNHVTLSGPRTVKWGKSYILL, from the exons ATGTCTCGCTCAGTGGCCTTAGCCGTGCTGGCGCTACTCTCTCTTTCTGGCCTGGAGGCTATCCAGC GTGCTCCAAAGATTCAGGTTTACTCACGCCATCCACCAGAGAATGGAAAGCCAAATTTCCTGAATTGCTATGTGTCTGGGTTTCATCCATCTGATATTGAAGTTGACTTACTgaagaatggagagaaaatgggaaaagtGGAGCATTCAGACTTGTCTTTCAGCAAAGACTGGTCTTTCTATCTCTTGTACTACACTGAATTCACCCCCAATGAAAAAGATGAGTATGCCTGCCGTGTGAACCATGTGACTTTGTCAGGGCCCAGGACAGTTAAGTGGGGTAAGTCTTACATTCTTTTGTAA